A window of Solea solea chromosome 18, fSolSol10.1, whole genome shotgun sequence contains these coding sequences:
- the LOC131444389 gene encoding heterogeneous nuclear ribonucleoprotein Q isoform X3, giving the protein MKTYRHREKQGTKVSETIKGPDEAKIKALLERTGYTLDVTTGQRKYGGPPPESTPSGAQPTIGTEIFVGKIPRDLFEDELVPLFEKAGPIRDLRLMMDPYSGLNRGYAFVTFCTKEAAQQAVKLCNNSEIRPGKHIGVCISVANNRLFVGSIPKSKTKEQIVEEFAKVTEGLNDVILYHQPDDKKKNRGFCFLEYEDHKTAAQARRRLMSGKVKVWGNVVTVEWADPIEDPDPEVMAKVKVLFVRNLASTVTEEILEKAFSQFGKLERVKKLKDYAFIHFEERDGAVKALADLNGKELEGENIEIVFAKPPDQKRKERKAQRQAAKTQMYDEYYYYGPPHMPPPARGRGRGGRGGYSYPPDYYGYEDYYDYYGYDYHNYRGGYDDPYYGYEDFQGTGRGRGARGTVRGGTSQTRGRGTVTARGRLINFSQRGGPGTSRAGKRGRGRS; this is encoded by the exons ATGAAGACGTACAGACATAGAGAGAAACAAGGGACCAAAGTGTCAGAAACCATTAAAGGACCAGATGAAGCCAAAATCAAA GCTTTGCTGGAAAGAACTGGCTACACACTTGATGTCACAACAGGCCAGAGGAAGTATGGCGGTCCCCCACCAGAGTCTACCCCCTCGGGGGCACAACCCACCATCGGTACAGAG ATATTTGTAGGCAAAATCCCCAGAGATCTTTTTGAGGATGAGCTCGTCCCACTGTTTGAGAAAGCTGGTCCCATCAGGGACCTGCGTCTGATGATGGATCCCTACAGTGGCCTGAACCGAGGCTACGCCTTTGTCACTTTCTGCACTAAAGAAGCTGCACAGCAGGCTGTCAAATTG TGCAACAACAGTGAAATTCGACCGGGTAAACATATCGGTGTGTGCATCTCTGTGGCCAATAATAGGCTGTTTGTTGGCTCCATACCCAAGAGTAAAACAAAAGAGCAGATTGTTGAAGAATTTGCAAAAGTTACAG AGGGTCTAAATGATGTCATATTGTACCACCAGCCAGATGATAAGAAAAAGAATAGAGGGTTTTGTTTCCTGGAGTATGAAGACCATAAGACAGCAGCTCAGGCCCGTCGCCGGTTGATGAGTGGCAAGGTGAAGGTGTGGGGAAACGTGGTGACTGTGGAATGGGCTGATCCCATTGAAGACCCAGATCCAGAGGTCATGGCCAAG GTCAAGGTGCTGTTTGTGAGGAACCTAGCAAGCACTGTAACAGAGGAGATACTTGAAAAGGCCTTTAGTCAGTTTGGCAAGTTGGAGCGGGTGAAGAAATTGAAAGACTATGCTTTCATCCactttgaagagagagatgGTGCTGTGAAG GCTTTGGCTGATCTCAATGGCAAAGAGCTTGAAGGAGAAAACATTGAAATTGTCTTCGCCAAACCCCCTGACCAGAAGAGGAAAGAGCGCAAAGCTCAGAGGCAAGCAgctaaaacacaaat GTATGATGAATACTATTACTATGGGCCTCCCCACATGCCACCACCAGCAAGAGGCAGAGGCCGAGGAGGGCGGGGAGGGTATTCTTACCCTCCTGATTACTATGGTTATGAAGACTATTACGATTACTATGGATACGATTACCACAACTACCGGGGTGGCTATGATGACCCATACTATGGCTATGAAGACTTCCAGGGGACTGGGAGAGGACGAGGTGCAAGGGGAACAGTGCGTGGTGGTACCAGTCAGACCAGGGGCCGTGGTACTGTCACGGCGAGGGGCCGGCTTATTAACTTCTCCCAGCGAGGAGGCCCTGGAACAAGCAGAG CAGGAAAACGGGGCCGAGGGCGGTCCTGA
- the LOC131444389 gene encoding heterogeneous nuclear ribonucleoprotein Q isoform X1 yields MATEHINGNGPEEPMDTSAAVTHSEHFQTLLEAGLPQKVAEKLDEIYIAGLVSHCDLDDRAIEALKEFNEDGAVQVLLQFKDSDLSHVQNKSAFLCGVMKTYRHREKQGTKVSETIKGPDEAKIKALLERTGYTLDVTTGQRKYGGPPPESTPSGAQPTIGTEIFVGKIPRDLFEDELVPLFEKAGPIRDLRLMMDPYSGLNRGYAFVTFCTKEAAQQAVKLCNNSEIRPGKHIGVCISVANNRLFVGSIPKSKTKEQIVEEFAKVTEGLNDVILYHQPDDKKKNRGFCFLEYEDHKTAAQARRRLMSGKVKVWGNVVTVEWADPIEDPDPEVMAKVKVLFVRNLASTVTEEILEKAFSQFGKLERVKKLKDYAFIHFEERDGAVKALADLNGKELEGENIEIVFAKPPDQKRKERKAQRQAAKTQMYDEYYYYGPPHMPPPARGRGRGGRGGYSYPPDYYGYEDYYDYYGYDYHNYRGGYDDPYYGYEDFQGTGRGRGARGTVRGGTSQTRGRGTVTARGRLINFSQRGGPGTSRAGKRGRGRS; encoded by the exons ATGGCCACAGAACATATTAATGGAAATGGTCCAGAAGAACCAATGGATACCTCTGCTGCAGTTACCCATTCTGAGCACTTCCAGACTTTATTAGAAGCTGGTTTACCACAGAAAGTTGCTGAAAAACTAGATGAAATTTACATAGCAG GTTTGGTGTCACACTGTGACTTAGATGATCGAGCGATTGAGGCTCTGAAAGAGTTCAACGAGGACGGTGCTGTGCAAGTCCTTTTGCAATTCAAGGACAGTGACCTCTCACATGTTCAG aataaaagtgcCTTTCTTTGTGGCGTGATGAAGACGTACAGACATAGAGAGAAACAAGGGACCAAAGTGTCAGAAACCATTAAAGGACCAGATGAAGCCAAAATCAAA GCTTTGCTGGAAAGAACTGGCTACACACTTGATGTCACAACAGGCCAGAGGAAGTATGGCGGTCCCCCACCAGAGTCTACCCCCTCGGGGGCACAACCCACCATCGGTACAGAG ATATTTGTAGGCAAAATCCCCAGAGATCTTTTTGAGGATGAGCTCGTCCCACTGTTTGAGAAAGCTGGTCCCATCAGGGACCTGCGTCTGATGATGGATCCCTACAGTGGCCTGAACCGAGGCTACGCCTTTGTCACTTTCTGCACTAAAGAAGCTGCACAGCAGGCTGTCAAATTG TGCAACAACAGTGAAATTCGACCGGGTAAACATATCGGTGTGTGCATCTCTGTGGCCAATAATAGGCTGTTTGTTGGCTCCATACCCAAGAGTAAAACAAAAGAGCAGATTGTTGAAGAATTTGCAAAAGTTACAG AGGGTCTAAATGATGTCATATTGTACCACCAGCCAGATGATAAGAAAAAGAATAGAGGGTTTTGTTTCCTGGAGTATGAAGACCATAAGACAGCAGCTCAGGCCCGTCGCCGGTTGATGAGTGGCAAGGTGAAGGTGTGGGGAAACGTGGTGACTGTGGAATGGGCTGATCCCATTGAAGACCCAGATCCAGAGGTCATGGCCAAG GTCAAGGTGCTGTTTGTGAGGAACCTAGCAAGCACTGTAACAGAGGAGATACTTGAAAAGGCCTTTAGTCAGTTTGGCAAGTTGGAGCGGGTGAAGAAATTGAAAGACTATGCTTTCATCCactttgaagagagagatgGTGCTGTGAAG GCTTTGGCTGATCTCAATGGCAAAGAGCTTGAAGGAGAAAACATTGAAATTGTCTTCGCCAAACCCCCTGACCAGAAGAGGAAAGAGCGCAAAGCTCAGAGGCAAGCAgctaaaacacaaat GTATGATGAATACTATTACTATGGGCCTCCCCACATGCCACCACCAGCAAGAGGCAGAGGCCGAGGAGGGCGGGGAGGGTATTCTTACCCTCCTGATTACTATGGTTATGAAGACTATTACGATTACTATGGATACGATTACCACAACTACCGGGGTGGCTATGATGACCCATACTATGGCTATGAAGACTTCCAGGGGACTGGGAGAGGACGAGGTGCAAGGGGAACAGTGCGTGGTGGTACCAGTCAGACCAGGGGCCGTGGTACTGTCACGGCGAGGGGCCGGCTTATTAACTTCTCCCAGCGAGGAGGCCCTGGAACAAGCAGAG CAGGAAAACGGGGCCGAGGGCGGTCCTGA
- the LOC131444389 gene encoding heterogeneous nuclear ribonucleoprotein Q isoform X2 encodes MATEHINGNGPEEPMDTSAAVTHSEHFQTLLEAGLPQKVAEKLDEIYIAGLVSHCDLDDRAIEALKEFNEDGAVQVLLQFKDSDLSHVQNKSAFLCGVMKTYRHREKQGTKVSETIKGPDEAKIKALLERTGYTLDVTTGQRKYGGPPPESTPSGAQPTIGTEIFVGKIPRDLFEDELVPLFEKAGPIRDLRLMMDPYSGLNRGYAFVTFCTKEAAQQAVKLCNNSEIRPGKHIGVCISVANNRLFVGSIPKSKTKEQIVEEFAKVTEGLNDVILYHQPDDKKKNRGFCFLEYEDHKTAAQARRRLMSGKVKVWGNVVTVEWADPIEDPDPEVMAKVKVLFVRNLASTVTEEILEKAFSQFGKLERVKKLKDYAFIHFEERDGAVKALADLNGKELEGENIEIVFAKPPDQKRKERKAQRQAAKTQMYDEYYYYGPPHMPPPARGRGRGGRGGYSYPPDYYGYEDYYDYYGYDYHNYRGGYDDPYYGYEDFQGTGRGRGARGTVRGGTSQTRGRGTVTARGRLINFSQRGGPGTSRGKRGRGRS; translated from the exons ATGGCCACAGAACATATTAATGGAAATGGTCCAGAAGAACCAATGGATACCTCTGCTGCAGTTACCCATTCTGAGCACTTCCAGACTTTATTAGAAGCTGGTTTACCACAGAAAGTTGCTGAAAAACTAGATGAAATTTACATAGCAG GTTTGGTGTCACACTGTGACTTAGATGATCGAGCGATTGAGGCTCTGAAAGAGTTCAACGAGGACGGTGCTGTGCAAGTCCTTTTGCAATTCAAGGACAGTGACCTCTCACATGTTCAG aataaaagtgcCTTTCTTTGTGGCGTGATGAAGACGTACAGACATAGAGAGAAACAAGGGACCAAAGTGTCAGAAACCATTAAAGGACCAGATGAAGCCAAAATCAAA GCTTTGCTGGAAAGAACTGGCTACACACTTGATGTCACAACAGGCCAGAGGAAGTATGGCGGTCCCCCACCAGAGTCTACCCCCTCGGGGGCACAACCCACCATCGGTACAGAG ATATTTGTAGGCAAAATCCCCAGAGATCTTTTTGAGGATGAGCTCGTCCCACTGTTTGAGAAAGCTGGTCCCATCAGGGACCTGCGTCTGATGATGGATCCCTACAGTGGCCTGAACCGAGGCTACGCCTTTGTCACTTTCTGCACTAAAGAAGCTGCACAGCAGGCTGTCAAATTG TGCAACAACAGTGAAATTCGACCGGGTAAACATATCGGTGTGTGCATCTCTGTGGCCAATAATAGGCTGTTTGTTGGCTCCATACCCAAGAGTAAAACAAAAGAGCAGATTGTTGAAGAATTTGCAAAAGTTACAG AGGGTCTAAATGATGTCATATTGTACCACCAGCCAGATGATAAGAAAAAGAATAGAGGGTTTTGTTTCCTGGAGTATGAAGACCATAAGACAGCAGCTCAGGCCCGTCGCCGGTTGATGAGTGGCAAGGTGAAGGTGTGGGGAAACGTGGTGACTGTGGAATGGGCTGATCCCATTGAAGACCCAGATCCAGAGGTCATGGCCAAG GTCAAGGTGCTGTTTGTGAGGAACCTAGCAAGCACTGTAACAGAGGAGATACTTGAAAAGGCCTTTAGTCAGTTTGGCAAGTTGGAGCGGGTGAAGAAATTGAAAGACTATGCTTTCATCCactttgaagagagagatgGTGCTGTGAAG GCTTTGGCTGATCTCAATGGCAAAGAGCTTGAAGGAGAAAACATTGAAATTGTCTTCGCCAAACCCCCTGACCAGAAGAGGAAAGAGCGCAAAGCTCAGAGGCAAGCAgctaaaacacaaat GTATGATGAATACTATTACTATGGGCCTCCCCACATGCCACCACCAGCAAGAGGCAGAGGCCGAGGAGGGCGGGGAGGGTATTCTTACCCTCCTGATTACTATGGTTATGAAGACTATTACGATTACTATGGATACGATTACCACAACTACCGGGGTGGCTATGATGACCCATACTATGGCTATGAAGACTTCCAGGGGACTGGGAGAGGACGAGGTGCAAGGGGAACAGTGCGTGGTGGTACCAGTCAGACCAGGGGCCGTGGTACTGTCACGGCGAGGGGCCGGCTTATTAACTTCTCCCAGCGAGGAGGCCCTGGAACAAGCAGAG GAAAACGGGGCCGAGGGCGGTCCTGA
- the cga gene encoding glycoprotein hormones alpha chain, which yields MKGTLSLNMAAATTTVGSVKSVGLSLLLLSFFLYIADSYPNIELPDTGCEKCTLRKSHLFSREHPVYQCKGCCFSRAYPTPLKAMQTMPIPKNITSEATCCVAKHSYETEVAGIRVKNHTDCHCSTCFFHKI from the exons ATGAAGGGGACACTTTCTCTCAACATG GCAGCCGCTACAACAACAGTGGGTTCGGTAAAATCAGTGGGGCTGTCTCTTCttctattgtctttttttctttacatagCTGATTCGTACCCCAACATTGAACTACCAGACA CGGGCTGTGAGAAATGCACCCTGAGAAAGAGCCATTTGTTCTCCAGGGAGCATCCCGTCTACCAGTGCAAgggctgctgcttctccagagCGTACCCGACGCCGCTCAAGGCGATGCAGACCATGCCGATCCCCAAGAACATCACGTCAGAGGCGACGTGCTGTGTCGCCAAGCACAGCTACGAG ACGGAGGTGGCCGGCATCCGGGTGAAGAACCACACAGACTGCCACTGCAGCACCTGTTTTTTCCACAAGATTTGA